A single genomic interval of Exiguobacterium sp. BMC-KP harbors:
- a CDS encoding glycerol-3-phosphate dehydrogenase/oxidase, with protein MFSSTERTAWLEEMGQELLDVLVIGGGITGAGILLDAQSRGMRTGLIEMQDFAEGTSSRSTKLVHGGLRYLKQFEIKLVAEVGKERAIVYENAPHVTTPEWMMLPLVEGGTFGSFSTSIGLRVYDQLAGVKRNERRTMLSKEETLRYEPLLRSEHLVGGGRYVEYKTDDARLTVEVLKAAVGYGGRAVNYTKAESLVYHNGKVVGVEVRDVLSGKTYTIRAKKIINATGPWVDELREKDGSKSGKSLHLTKGIHLVIDQAHFPLQQAVYFDVPDGRMIFAIPREGKTYVGTTDTNYKGDILEPGVTVEDQDYILEATNQMFNVELRPEHVESTWSGLRPLIHEDGKDPSELSRKDEIFVSKSGLMSIAGGKLTGYRKMAERIIDMVADQFKTEENRIYLASRTHDILLGGGHPQGSKGFARYLKEQQPKGEALGLSPNETTWLIQRYGTNVERVYELIRTRGDEAARYQLPLHWFGALLYGLEAELVMQPGDFLNRRASAVFFDFPHAEQYADGVLALMRSELGWSAEEEAKANESIQREFDAVRVKGPVPLS; from the coding sequence ATGTTTTCAAGTACGGAACGGACAGCATGGTTAGAAGAGATGGGACAAGAACTTTTAGATGTCCTCGTCATCGGGGGCGGTATTACGGGAGCTGGTATTTTGCTTGACGCGCAAAGTCGCGGCATGCGGACAGGATTAATCGAGATGCAGGACTTCGCCGAAGGGACATCGAGCCGTTCGACGAAACTTGTCCATGGTGGATTGCGGTATCTGAAGCAATTCGAGATTAAACTCGTCGCTGAAGTCGGGAAAGAACGCGCCATCGTCTATGAGAATGCCCCACACGTGACGACACCGGAGTGGATGATGCTCCCACTCGTTGAAGGTGGCACATTCGGTAGCTTCTCGACTTCGATTGGCTTACGTGTCTATGACCAACTCGCAGGCGTCAAACGCAATGAACGCCGGACGATGCTTAGTAAGGAAGAAACATTACGTTACGAACCACTGTTACGTTCGGAACACTTAGTCGGTGGTGGGCGTTATGTCGAATATAAAACGGATGACGCCCGACTGACGGTCGAAGTGTTAAAAGCGGCCGTCGGTTACGGTGGACGTGCTGTTAACTATACAAAAGCTGAGTCACTCGTCTACCATAACGGCAAAGTCGTTGGTGTGGAAGTACGCGACGTCTTAAGTGGTAAAACGTATACGATTCGGGCGAAGAAAATCATCAACGCGACGGGGCCTTGGGTCGACGAACTGCGCGAAAAGGACGGTTCGAAGTCCGGAAAATCATTACACCTGACAAAAGGGATTCATCTCGTCATCGATCAAGCACATTTCCCACTACAACAAGCTGTCTATTTCGATGTTCCGGACGGTCGGATGATTTTTGCGATTCCACGCGAAGGGAAAACGTATGTCGGAACAACGGATACGAACTATAAAGGAGATATTCTTGAGCCTGGCGTCACCGTCGAGGATCAGGACTATATCCTTGAGGCCACAAATCAAATGTTCAATGTTGAATTACGACCTGAACACGTCGAATCAACGTGGTCTGGACTTCGCCCACTCATTCATGAAGATGGAAAAGATCCAAGTGAACTGTCGCGAAAAGATGAGATTTTCGTTTCAAAATCGGGGCTAATGTCGATCGCTGGTGGTAAGTTGACCGGGTACCGGAAGATGGCAGAACGAATCATCGATATGGTTGCGGATCAATTCAAGACAGAAGAAAATCGGATTTACCTCGCTTCCCGTACGCACGATATCTTGCTTGGCGGTGGTCATCCACAAGGTAGCAAAGGATTTGCTCGTTATTTGAAGGAACAACAACCAAAAGGGGAAGCACTTGGATTGTCACCGAATGAAACGACGTGGCTCATCCAGCGTTATGGCACGAACGTTGAACGCGTCTACGAATTAATTCGGACGCGTGGTGACGAGGCGGCTCGTTATCAATTACCGTTACACTGGTTCGGCGCTCTCCTGTATGGATTAGAAGCAGAACTCGTCATGCAACCCGGTGACTTCTTAAATCGTCGCGCCTCGGCCGTCTTCTTTGATTTCCCGCATGCAGAGCAGTATGCAGACGGTGTTCTTGCTTTGATGCGTAGCGAACTCGGTTGGTCAGCAGAAGAAGAAGCGAAAGCCAATGAAAGCATTCAACGTGAATTTGATGCCGTTCGTGTCAAAGGACCTGTTCCGCTTTCATGA
- a CDS encoding Gfo/Idh/MocA family protein codes for MIRTALVGFGLAGEHLHAPYLHAPDYQLIAVQSSRSEAVATYDATLPVYPTLEALLEAEQVDLVVIATANQLHYPLARLALLSGCDVLVEKPFTVTLEEAETLTELARVHDRLLTVYHNRRYTKDFRTLMSLLASGRLGTIQTFEAHYDRYRPDVQDRWREQDIPGAGLLYDLGSHLIDQALVAFNEVPDRVFCDQTIQRQGGLVDDYTHLILAFGTRRAILHIGSIVPAVGPSLTVHGTKGSYFVDEVDTKRTTYQFAQANGPLEDFPFIPGHFGDYYTDLAPAIRKRTTPPVSPKQAELVMKIIDCAQKSAKVGTWIEVD; via the coding sequence ATGATTCGTACCGCTTTAGTTGGTTTTGGTCTTGCCGGCGAACATTTACATGCGCCTTATTTACACGCACCTGATTATCAATTAATAGCTGTCCAGTCGAGTCGTTCGGAAGCTGTTGCGACTTATGACGCGACGCTACCTGTTTATCCGACGCTTGAAGCATTGCTCGAAGCGGAGCAGGTCGATTTAGTCGTCATCGCGACAGCAAATCAATTGCATTATCCGCTCGCACGACTCGCTTTGCTCTCGGGTTGTGACGTACTCGTCGAAAAACCATTCACCGTCACACTCGAAGAAGCCGAAACGTTAACAGAATTAGCACGCGTACACGATCGGTTATTGACAGTTTATCATAATCGTCGATATACGAAGGACTTTCGAACGCTGATGTCTTTACTAGCATCCGGGCGACTCGGTACCATTCAAACGTTCGAAGCACATTACGATCGCTATCGTCCCGACGTACAGGATCGTTGGCGTGAACAGGATATCCCTGGTGCTGGTCTACTGTACGATCTTGGGTCACACTTGATTGATCAAGCACTCGTCGCCTTCAATGAAGTGCCGGATCGTGTCTTTTGCGATCAGACGATTCAACGGCAAGGCGGACTTGTCGATGATTATACGCATCTGATTTTAGCGTTCGGTACGCGACGTGCGATCCTCCATATCGGTTCAATCGTTCCGGCTGTTGGTCCTTCCCTAACGGTGCACGGCACAAAAGGAAGCTATTTTGTCGATGAAGTCGATACGAAACGAACGACTTATCAGTTTGCACAAGCAAACGGTCCTCTCGAAGACTTTCCTTTTATCCCTGGTCATTTTGGCGATTATTATACGGATCTTGCTCCAGCTATCCGTAAACGGACGACACCGCCTGTCTCTCCAAAACAAGCTGAACTCGTCATGAAAATCATTGATTGTGCTCAAAAGAGTGCAAAAGTGGGTACATGGATAGAAGTAGACTAA
- a CDS encoding DUF5327 family protein has translation MITEQHIIEKMRQAMQRIDQTTGAAQKEQIAAMKVYCELLLESESTPSSTVSLPTSTPQATPAVDPMLARFMGVAQEKEEKGTSLLDF, from the coding sequence ATGATTACGGAACAACACATCATTGAAAAGATGCGTCAAGCGATGCAACGCATTGATCAAACGACAGGAGCTGCGCAGAAAGAACAGATTGCAGCGATGAAGGTTTACTGTGAACTACTGCTCGAATCCGAGTCGACGCCAAGCTCGACGGTATCGTTACCTACGTCAACGCCTCAGGCAACCCCAGCAGTCGATCCGATGTTAGCGCGTTTCATGGGTGTCGCGCAGGAGAAAGAAGAAAAAGGCACTTCATTACTCGATTTTTGA
- a CDS encoding SDR family NAD(P)-dependent oxidoreductase yields the protein MKTVIVIGAGPGNGYEISKRFGQEGFQVVCAARTQETLAAVITELKEAGVEAVGVECDASRKADIASLIEWTEEQYGQVDVLVYNASILHQASVLEVSAEQITKEFEIDVLGALHAAQLVAPAMQERKEGAILITGGGAAMQAIKSLPGLSIGKAGVRQVTHMLHDTLKEDGVYVGTVTIAGEVKRGTALDPKNVAEAFYTLYTNQNEVETVLSAE from the coding sequence ATGAAAACAGTAATCGTCATTGGAGCAGGACCAGGAAACGGATATGAGATCAGTAAACGATTCGGGCAAGAAGGTTTTCAAGTCGTTTGTGCGGCGCGGACACAAGAAACACTCGCAGCCGTCATTACGGAACTAAAAGAAGCAGGCGTAGAAGCTGTCGGAGTGGAATGTGATGCTTCTCGAAAAGCTGATATCGCATCGCTCATCGAATGGACAGAAGAGCAGTACGGACAAGTCGATGTCTTAGTCTACAATGCTTCGATTTTGCATCAAGCGTCTGTGCTTGAAGTCTCAGCAGAGCAGATTACGAAAGAGTTTGAAATCGATGTTCTCGGTGCACTGCATGCCGCACAACTCGTTGCTCCGGCGATGCAGGAACGAAAAGAAGGTGCCATCCTGATTACAGGAGGCGGCGCTGCGATGCAAGCAATCAAATCGCTACCGGGCCTCTCAATCGGTAAGGCAGGCGTTCGTCAAGTAACGCATATGTTACATGATACGTTGAAGGAAGATGGCGTCTACGTCGGAACTGTCACGATCGCTGGAGAAGTAAAGCGTGGAACGGCGCTTGATCCGAAAAATGTAGCGGAAGCGTTCTATACGCTCTATACAAACCAAAACGAAGTCGAGACGGTTTTATCAGCCGAATGA
- a CDS encoding thermonuclease family protein, translating to MRRYVVISLLFLFVLIGCAPEETDLLGIKQPDEEKVTKATVERVIDGDTLKVRLADGKTEDVRLLLVDTPETVKPDTPIQPYGTEASQFTKEALPSGTAIRLERDQSRADRYGRLLAYVWYGDKMLNQELLRKGLARVAFVYEPDTRYVDMFEQIEQEAQGAKKKIWEHDGYVTNRGFNAQAINETESCAIKGNINRSGKKIYHVPGGQSYDEVKPEQRFCTEKEAQDAGFVRAVR from the coding sequence GTGAGACGATACGTAGTGATCAGTCTGCTTTTTCTATTTGTTCTTATCGGTTGTGCACCAGAAGAAACAGATTTACTTGGAATCAAACAACCGGATGAAGAAAAGGTCACGAAAGCGACGGTTGAACGTGTCATCGATGGAGACACATTAAAAGTGAGATTAGCCGACGGAAAAACGGAGGATGTACGTTTATTGCTCGTCGATACACCAGAAACCGTCAAACCAGATACACCGATTCAACCCTATGGAACAGAAGCTTCACAGTTTACAAAAGAGGCCCTACCGAGCGGAACAGCGATTCGTTTGGAACGGGATCAATCACGAGCCGATCGATATGGACGATTACTCGCTTACGTCTGGTACGGCGATAAGATGTTAAATCAAGAGTTGCTTCGAAAAGGACTTGCGCGTGTCGCGTTCGTCTATGAACCAGACACACGTTATGTCGATATGTTCGAACAAATCGAACAGGAAGCACAAGGGGCGAAGAAAAAGATTTGGGAGCACGATGGTTACGTGACGAATCGTGGATTCAACGCGCAAGCTATTAACGAAACAGAATCATGTGCCATCAAAGGGAATATCAATCGTTCCGGTAAAAAAATCTACCATGTACCGGGTGGTCAATCCTACGATGAAGTGAAACCGGAGCAACGATTCTGTACGGAAAAAGAAGCGCAAGATGCCGGATTCGTCCGAGCAGTACGCTAA
- a CDS encoding cation diffusion facilitator family transporter — protein sequence MTTFFSLIRRGNKSALAAAIVNTIIAIIKFVAYILTGNVAMFAEMMHTIGDAANQFFVYIGSALSKKAPTKRFPNGFGRLVNLVLLAAIIVVALLAYETIREGILHITHGPGEETTGLWIILTALGIGVVLEVGVFYKAMIEIAHETGLKSRGLTLVGQSFAHLGQAKPATRLVFMEDLVATLGGLIAIIAVLISHYTSFYQAEGIASILIGLMMFYVVYNVFIQNAAGALGEIDEVLTAKIGEILLRDEAVRDIEKLEVIKEGDHFHVETEIEVDPNLTIAQADDIKDRLELQIRILKGVTDVTISFDEDDRVQQYQPPTPPVE from the coding sequence ATGACCACTTTTTTCTCATTGATCCGTCGCGGAAATAAGTCAGCCCTTGCTGCTGCAATCGTCAATACGATCATTGCTATTATCAAGTTCGTCGCTTATATCTTGACTGGGAACGTTGCAATGTTTGCTGAAATGATGCATACGATTGGTGACGCGGCGAATCAGTTTTTCGTCTATATCGGTTCTGCCCTCAGTAAAAAAGCACCGACAAAACGATTCCCGAACGGATTCGGTCGTCTCGTTAACCTTGTGTTACTAGCTGCGATCATTGTCGTCGCGTTGCTTGCGTATGAAACGATTCGCGAGGGAATCTTGCATATCACACATGGTCCTGGCGAAGAGACGACTGGGCTTTGGATCATTTTGACGGCGCTTGGAATTGGTGTCGTACTTGAAGTCGGCGTCTTTTATAAAGCGATGATCGAGATTGCTCACGAAACCGGACTTAAGTCTAGAGGACTCACATTGGTTGGTCAAAGTTTCGCCCATCTCGGGCAGGCAAAACCAGCTACACGTCTTGTCTTCATGGAAGATCTTGTTGCGACTCTCGGTGGTCTCATTGCCATCATCGCTGTTCTGATTTCACACTACACATCGTTTTATCAAGCAGAGGGTATTGCTTCGATTTTGATTGGTCTGATGATGTTCTATGTCGTTTATAATGTCTTCATTCAAAATGCTGCCGGTGCGCTCGGTGAGATCGATGAAGTACTGACTGCTAAAATCGGTGAAATCTTATTACGTGATGAAGCGGTTCGTGATATTGAAAAGCTTGAAGTCATTAAGGAAGGGGATCACTTCCATGTCGAAACAGAGATTGAAGTAGACCCTAACTTAACGATTGCTCAAGCGGACGACATCAAGGATCGACTGGAACTGCAAATCCGAATCCTTAAAGGCGTCACCGATGTCACCATCTCCTTTGATGAAGATGATCGGGTGCAACAGTATCAACCACCAACACCGCCTGTAGAGTAG
- a CDS encoding SDR family oxidoreductase, with protein sequence MYESLKGKVAIVTGGSMGIGEAIVRRYAEEGMRVVINYRSHPEEAKKIAESIKEQGGEAIIVQGDVSKEDDMINLVKETVAHFGQLDVFVNNAGIEMPSASHEMSLEDWQKVIDVNLTGAFLGAREALKYFVEHDVKGSIINMSSVHEIIPWPTFVHYAASKGGVKLMTQTLAMEYAPKGIRVNAIGPGAINTPINAEKFEDPEQRKEVESMIPMGNIGKPEEISAVAAWLASDEASYVTGITLFADGGMTLYPSFQAGRG encoded by the coding sequence ATGTATGAGAGCTTAAAAGGAAAAGTCGCGATCGTAACAGGTGGATCAATGGGAATCGGTGAAGCAATCGTCCGCCGTTACGCAGAAGAAGGTATGCGTGTCGTCATTAATTATCGGAGTCACCCGGAAGAAGCAAAGAAAATCGCTGAATCGATTAAAGAACAGGGTGGCGAAGCAATCATCGTTCAAGGTGATGTCTCAAAAGAAGACGACATGATCAACCTCGTTAAAGAGACAGTTGCTCACTTTGGTCAGTTGGACGTTTTCGTCAATAACGCGGGAATCGAGATGCCGTCAGCATCTCATGAGATGTCACTCGAAGACTGGCAGAAAGTCATCGATGTCAACTTGACGGGTGCGTTCCTTGGTGCGCGTGAAGCACTGAAATACTTCGTTGAACATGATGTCAAAGGCAGTATCATCAACATGTCGAGTGTTCATGAGATCATTCCATGGCCAACGTTCGTCCACTACGCAGCAAGTAAAGGCGGCGTTAAATTGATGACACAGACACTGGCAATGGAATACGCGCCAAAGGGCATTCGCGTTAATGCGATCGGACCTGGTGCAATCAATACACCAATCAACGCTGAAAAATTCGAAGATCCGGAACAACGTAAAGAAGTCGAGAGCATGATTCCTATGGGCAATATCGGGAAACCAGAAGAAATTTCTGCCGTTGCTGCGTGGCTTGCGTCTGACGAAGCAAGTTATGTCACAGGTATCACGCTCTTTGCAGACGGCGGTATGACACTTTATCCATCATTCCAAGCGGGGCGCGGTTAA
- a CDS encoding GRP family sugar transporter: protein MDILIAIVPALMWGSLPLVVSKIGGSTAQQIIGTTLGALLFAIVTFFFVSPELSTTAWIAGFFSGAFWALGQKNQFAAFRQMGVSKTMPISTGMQLVGTSLFGVLAFGEWSTTTALILGISALVLIIAGAAFTSYKEDKSKQDENIGKGMTLLLISTVGYVGYVVIARWFDINGWEAVLPQAVGMVVSAILLSLREGDLFTKKTAGNTIGGLMWAVGNVALLFATAKVGVATSFSLSQTGVVISTIGGVLLLKESKTKKEMTFVIIGCILVVAGGIMIGFTKQ, encoded by the coding sequence ATTGATATTCTAATTGCCATCGTTCCTGCATTGATGTGGGGATCGTTGCCGCTCGTCGTTTCGAAAATCGGAGGTTCGACAGCGCAACAAATTATCGGTACGACTCTGGGTGCGTTGCTTTTCGCGATCGTCACCTTCTTTTTTGTCAGCCCAGAGCTGTCGACGACTGCTTGGATCGCCGGATTCTTTTCTGGTGCCTTCTGGGCACTCGGTCAAAAAAATCAATTTGCCGCATTCCGTCAAATGGGTGTCTCGAAGACGATGCCGATTTCAACAGGGATGCAACTCGTCGGAACATCGTTGTTTGGTGTTCTCGCTTTCGGAGAGTGGTCAACGACAACTGCGTTGATTCTCGGAATCAGTGCCCTTGTATTGATCATTGCCGGAGCGGCCTTCACTTCTTATAAAGAAGATAAGAGTAAACAAGATGAGAATATCGGAAAAGGAATGACACTTCTCCTCATCTCGACTGTCGGGTATGTCGGGTATGTCGTCATTGCCCGTTGGTTCGATATCAACGGTTGGGAAGCGGTCTTACCACAAGCTGTCGGGATGGTCGTGAGTGCGATTCTTCTCTCTTTACGAGAAGGAGATCTCTTCACGAAAAAAACAGCCGGCAATACGATTGGTGGACTCATGTGGGCTGTCGGGAACGTTGCTTTACTATTTGCGACGGCAAAAGTCGGAGTCGCAACGAGCTTCTCCTTATCTCAAACCGGTGTCGTCATCTCAACGATTGGCGGCGTCCTCTTACTAAAAGAATCAAAGACAAAGAAAGAGATGACATTCGTCATTATCGGCTGTATTTTAGTCGTCGCCGGCGGAATCATGATTGGATTTACGAAACAATAA
- a CDS encoding ABC1 kinase family protein codes for MKRWALYRIVVIVTMFARYIFTIYRFTRKNRPGTNNEEFERIMIRIARDYKKKALRLEGLLIKLGQFLSIRADLFPPSVLMELTELVDKVPSSKLGESRKIIEEDWGMPIEEIISDISPRPVASASIGEVYSGTLKSNGKKVAIKVQRPNIEQIIKTDFRAMRIVIAMLRRTSLNKSTDLQSLYRQMVFVIGDELNYRTELKNGLYFKKMYETNPVIYIPSYYEEHCTNRVLVMEWIDGTRITDLDYLAEHQIDRDELARNLFLNAGEQLLFGGKFHADPHPGNVLVQSDGKIVLLDFGMIGATTPDDMRAIQRILQSFVTLDYDAIVDGLEDLRFLLPNANKQNIRQAIEKAVTFYLESDMENVDTKLIEKVLSDIELLVRNEPIQLPAEFAFFGRAASTILGILQILSPQINLLELAKPMVRRWLDDEGKNQNRYLQIAGSYGARLLAFPRLVNDALSEPTRWRIMEQQKFSRVANIESLKIRQWTSSLVGIISLPFSYLGYYFTQYDVMGISLTIAVIALWNGRRIGRQIVRIADEPFR; via the coding sequence ATGAAACGTTGGGCGCTTTATCGCATCGTCGTCATTGTGACGATGTTCGCACGTTACATTTTTACGATCTATCGATTCACCCGGAAAAACCGGCCAGGTACGAATAACGAAGAGTTTGAGCGCATCATGATTCGAATTGCGCGTGACTATAAGAAAAAAGCATTACGACTTGAAGGACTACTGATTAAACTGGGTCAGTTCCTATCGATCCGAGCCGATCTGTTCCCGCCATCTGTCTTGATGGAACTGACTGAACTCGTCGATAAGGTACCTTCGAGTAAACTTGGAGAGTCACGAAAAATCATCGAAGAAGATTGGGGGATGCCGATCGAAGAAATCATCTCGGATATCAGTCCCCGTCCTGTCGCTTCTGCCTCGATTGGTGAGGTTTACAGCGGAACCTTAAAATCAAACGGTAAGAAGGTTGCGATCAAAGTTCAGCGACCGAATATCGAACAAATCATCAAAACTGATTTCCGTGCCATGCGCATCGTCATTGCCATGTTGCGCCGAACTTCATTAAACAAATCAACTGATTTACAAAGCTTGTATCGCCAAATGGTCTTCGTCATTGGTGATGAATTAAATTACCGGACCGAATTGAAGAACGGTCTCTACTTTAAAAAGATGTATGAGACGAACCCTGTCATCTATATCCCGAGTTATTATGAAGAACATTGTACGAATCGGGTGCTCGTCATGGAATGGATTGACGGGACACGCATCACCGATCTCGATTATTTAGCAGAACATCAGATTGATCGCGACGAACTGGCACGTAACCTCTTCCTGAACGCTGGTGAGCAATTGCTATTCGGTGGGAAGTTCCACGCCGATCCGCACCCGGGCAATGTCCTTGTTCAGTCTGATGGTAAAATCGTCTTATTAGATTTCGGGATGATTGGAGCGACGACGCCAGACGATATGCGGGCAATCCAGCGAATTCTTCAGTCCTTCGTCACATTGGATTATGATGCGATCGTTGATGGTTTAGAAGATTTACGATTCCTATTACCAAATGCGAATAAGCAAAATATCCGACAAGCGATTGAAAAAGCGGTTACGTTCTATCTCGAAAGCGACATGGAAAACGTCGATACGAAACTGATTGAGAAGGTATTATCCGATATCGAATTACTCGTTCGAAACGAACCGATTCAGCTCCCTGCTGAATTTGCCTTCTTCGGACGTGCTGCATCGACGATTCTTGGTATTTTGCAAATTCTCTCACCACAAATCAATCTGCTAGAACTCGCTAAACCGATGGTTCGACGTTGGCTCGATGACGAAGGGAAAAACCAAAACCGTTATCTCCAAATCGCAGGCTCTTACGGCGCGCGGTTGCTTGCCTTTCCGCGACTTGTTAACGATGCCTTAAGTGAACCGACACGTTGGCGGATCATGGAGCAACAAAAGTTCTCACGTGTCGCGAACATCGAATCACTCAAAATCCGGCAGTGGACGAGTTCACTCGTCGGGATCATCAGTCTCCCCTTTAGTTATCTTGGCTATTATTTTACGCAATACGATGTCATGGGGATTTCCTTGACGATTGCCGTCATCGCTTTATGGAACGGTCGGCGGATCGGTCGACAAATCGTTCGTATTGCTGATGAACCTTTCCGATAA
- a CDS encoding trimeric intracellular cation channel family protein has protein sequence MSWDLLNIIGTVAFAMSGAIVAMEEKYDLFGVWLLALITAFGGGAIRNLLIGVPVSALWSQGGLFLVAILVALLIFMLPQLFLPHWTRWGVLADALGLSAFAIQGALMASAKGLPLSATISAAVLTGVGGGVVRDLLAGRKPLVLHKEIYAMWAVMAALVIDRFQLTNPLHLFTLLGLITVLRMLSYYYEWNLPARRLGGE, from the coding sequence ATGTCCTGGGACTTATTGAATATCATCGGCACGGTCGCTTTTGCGATGAGTGGAGCAATCGTTGCGATGGAAGAAAAATATGATTTATTCGGCGTCTGGTTACTTGCTTTAATTACGGCATTCGGTGGTGGTGCCATTCGTAATTTATTGATTGGTGTGCCGGTATCGGCGCTTTGGTCGCAAGGTGGTCTCTTTTTAGTCGCGATTCTCGTTGCATTGTTGATCTTTATGTTACCCCAGTTGTTCTTGCCGCACTGGACACGTTGGGGCGTCCTTGCAGATGCGCTCGGTCTGTCTGCATTTGCGATTCAAGGAGCGTTGATGGCGTCAGCAAAAGGATTGCCGCTGTCGGCAACGATTTCGGCAGCTGTATTGACTGGTGTCGGTGGTGGCGTCGTTCGGGATTTGCTAGCTGGTCGAAAACCGCTCGTCCTGCATAAAGAAATTTATGCGATGTGGGCCGTTATGGCAGCACTCGTGATTGATCGTTTCCAATTGACGAATCCTCTACATTTGTTCACATTGCTCGGACTCATCACCGTTTTACGTATGCTATCGTATTATTATGAATGGAATTTACCAGCACGACGGTTAGGGGGAGAATAA
- a CDS encoding DUF423 domain-containing protein — protein MKVFIMIGAISMMLSVALGAFGAHALKDMLTERMLANWQTGVLYQMVHSLGILALGGLLLKVSIPQWSLAAWLMLAGIVFFSGSLYVMALTNVTKLGAITPIGGVLFIAAWIFVAIGAYKGL, from the coding sequence ATGAAAGTATTCATTATGATTGGCGCGATCTCGATGATGTTATCGGTCGCACTTGGGGCGTTTGGTGCACATGCTTTAAAAGACATGTTGACGGAACGTATGCTCGCGAACTGGCAGACTGGTGTTCTGTATCAGATGGTGCATTCACTCGGAATCTTGGCACTAGGCGGCTTGTTGTTGAAAGTTTCGATTCCACAATGGTCATTAGCTGCATGGCTGATGCTCGCCGGAATCGTCTTCTTCTCGGGTAGTCTGTACGTCATGGCATTGACGAACGTGACGAAACTGGGAGCCATCACGCCAATTGGTGGCGTCTTATTCATCGCGGCATGGATCTTTGTCGCAATTGGTGCCTATAAAGGATTATGA
- the hemQ gene encoding hydrogen peroxide-dependent heme synthase — translation MQHQTSEPTATQQAAETLDGWYTLHDFRRIDWSRLKQVDATDRARMIEEFQAFLTELSGVEEAKDGSHALYTIIGQKADLVLMVLRPTMEQIQDVEVKMQKLDLYDYLIPTYSYVSVVELGTYRGSGEGNPYENPYVRDRLYPILPQAKHICFYPMSKSRRDGDNWYTLSMEKRKELMYRHGMIGRSYAGKIQQIIGGSTGFDDWEWGVTLFSDDILQFKKIVYEMRFDEVSAKYGEFGEFFIGNRLESEQLNTHFAL, via the coding sequence ATGCAACACCAAACATCTGAACCGACTGCTACGCAACAAGCCGCTGAAACACTCGACGGCTGGTATACATTACATGATTTCCGCCGGATTGATTGGTCACGCTTGAAACAAGTCGACGCAACAGACCGTGCGCGCATGATCGAAGAGTTCCAAGCCTTCCTCACAGAGCTTTCTGGCGTCGAAGAAGCTAAAGATGGAAGCCATGCACTTTATACGATCATTGGTCAAAAAGCGGATCTCGTCTTGATGGTTCTTCGTCCAACGATGGAACAAATCCAAGACGTCGAAGTCAAGATGCAGAAACTCGATCTATATGATTACCTCATTCCGACGTATTCTTACGTCTCTGTCGTTGAACTCGGAACGTACCGTGGTTCAGGCGAAGGAAATCCATACGAGAATCCTTACGTGCGTGACCGTCTCTATCCAATCCTGCCGCAAGCGAAGCATATCTGCTTCTATCCGATGAGCAAGTCGCGTCGTGATGGTGACAACTGGTACACGCTTTCGATGGAAAAACGTAAAGAACTCATGTACCGTCATGGTATGATCGGTCGGAGTTATGCTGGGAAGATTCAGCAAATCATCGGTGGGTCGACTGGATTCGACGATTGGGAATGGGGCGTCACGCTCTTCTCAGACGACATTCTTCAGTTCAAAAAAATCGTCTACGAAATGCGTTTTGACGAAGTTAGCGCGAAATACGGCGAGTTCGGTGAGTTCTTCATCGGTAACCGTCTTGAAAGTGAACAATTAAATACTCATTTTGCACTTTAA